CTTTAGCAAGATATTTAGGTAATTTTATATCTTTAAAATTATATTGACCATTCTTAGCAAGTTTTAAAAGTCCAAAAAATGATTTAAAACTTCCATCTACTTCTTTTAGAATTTGTTGCGCCATATTGGAATTTAACTTCTTATAGTTCTCGCTGTTTTTAAGTATTTTATAGTTTTCATTATAACTTAAATACTTTTTATTTTCAAAATAGTATTGTCTAACATTGTATATAGCCTGATTCTTTAAATTCTTAGCTATATGGCACAAATATTTTAAATTTCTAAACTCCTTTTTACTAAGATGTTTTACCTGTTGTTTTAAAGTTAAATACATAGATATCACCTCCTTTTCATCAGAGATAATTATACCGTATATTCTACATTTTATCTATTAAAAAGTAATATTTTTTAAATATTTTTAAAGTTTTTAAAACCCCGCAGCAGCGGGAAGCATCGTTCACATAAGTACGCTACTACTTACGCAGTTCTCTTATGAACTTCTTGTTATCTCTAACAAGCACAGACTATATCTTATCCATATCCTGTTTCAAGGACTTAGGCGAAACCACTTCCAATACCAATCGCTTGTATTGTACTCCCCTCACGAGGGATAGTCGTTGAACTTTCCTTTTCAGGCTTAGATGCTGATTGTCTATTATCATAATGTTTAGGATTTAACCTTGCACCATCTAGTATATTTTTTCTGCTTTCGCCACCATCACACTTATACTATACTCGCACTTAAATATTATGTTGTGGTTATACTAGCTTTAAGAGTTCCCAGCAATTCAGTTTCTTTGTTGCACGGTTTTGCTCCGTGTCTACATACAAGTTTCCCTATATGCTTACTAAAATTTTCGTGCAATTCATCTCACGACTAAAAGTCGCGAGTGTTCTTGCTTTATTTAATAAAAAAATCCATTTTTTTTAATTTCTCATTTTCTGGATTTTTAAAAAAAGAATCTTTTTCTTCTAAAATCGGTGTCAAATTTTTAATTATTTCCATATCCGTATCAACATAAATTCCCGAATTTTCATACATAAAATGCACTCTCATATAATCTGAAACATAAGCCCAAAGCCTTCTTTCATAACATTCACGGAAAAATCTATTTTTCGCAAGATGTTTTTCCATGTCAAAATTTTTCTCATTTATCTCTATAATTTCAAAATCAGGCAAATTCTTTTTCCAAGATTCCAAACATTTATAGAAAATATCAGGCTTTTTGGCATTTCCAACCCAGACATAATATATTTTTTTTTCTATCATCATTTTCTCCTATTTTTCACCTTTTTTCTAATCATCATATACTTTTTCATCGGATTTTTAGTAATATTTACAACTTTAAATCCCACTTTCTCATACAATTTCTTTGCCCCCACATTATAATCAAACACATTTAACGTAATAGAATTTACATTCTTTTCTTGAAAAATCAAACTTATAAATTCCAACAAAGCCCTTTTTCCAAGTCCTTTTCCAGTAAGTTCAGGATTAATCAAAAATCGCCCAATATGAATATTATTCATTTCTTTTCGTATTTTCTGAATAATCCCCACAAATTCATTTTCACAAAAAATCGAGTAAATATCCTTCAAATCATCAATTTGGCTTTCTGTAAGCGGAAAATCAAGGCTTTTTCCAGCCCATTGCTCAAGAAAATCCTTTCCCTTTTCATTAGTCCATTTGACTATATCATTTTTATTATTGTCATTTATTCCGTTTATTATTTCTATATTTTCTACTTCCATCAATATTAAACTCCTATTTTTCTACACCAACTCATATTCAATTTCATTCACAATACAAAATTTTATTATTTCTTCATAAAGACTTTCATAATTTTCATTTATCCTGAAATTTTTAAATTCTAAATCTGAAGATAATATCAAAGTATAAATTCTTCTTCCGTCATTTTCAAAAATTTTTAATGTCCTGTATCCAAACAATTTTAACTTTTCAGATTGAGTCTGCAGACTTGTAAACATCAGTTTTTGAATGTCATACTTGCTGTATTCTGTATTATCAATGCTTATAATATCAGCAGATATTCTTATATTTTCAGGTGTATATAACTTCATTCTAATAAAGAAAACAATCTTAAAAATTAAAAGTAGCAAATAAATAATTATAAAAAGAATTATCATATATGTATTGCTTGAAAAAACTATTATTCCTACTATTAACGGAATCATATTAAAAACACAGCTTATAAAAATTTCTTTTCGTTTTTTCACAATTAATTCTTTTTTTTGAATTTTAAATGCCTTATCTCTAACTTTTGATTTTTTATACCAAATCTCATAAATAGCTTTTTCAAAGTTTAACATTCCTTTAGTTCCTAGTAAATAAATTGGTATTTCATAATCGTTTATTGATAAATATTTTATTCTGTATCTCTGCTTAGCAGTACCTTTTTCTTTATCATATATTTTAATATTATGCCTTCCTATCTCTGCACGATAACATTCTTTTCGCTTTTTATAATAAATCAAAGTATTTCCAAGTATTACAATTTTTTTATTATATATAAAAATTAACTGATATAACAAAAATACTGTAATTGGAAACATTACTATCAAAGAAACTACCAAAATCACTCTATAATTTGTAAGTAAAGGAACATTGAGAAGCATCATCATTGCATATATACTTGGAATAATCCCTAACAGTTTTAACTTCTCTATCCACGACATTTTAAATACTTGCTCTTTTTTGCCCAACTTCACTCAACTCCCTAAAAAAATCAAATCAGTTCCTTCTTTTCCTCAATCTTCCTGTACATATAGTCAAAGCTAAAGACTAGAACGTAAACTGCAATTAGCATTGCCATATTTTTTATTAATCCTTCTCCAAAGAATGAACCTCTTGGGATGTAAAATAAATTTGGGATAAAGTAATAACTTGTTAATAATAAAAATCTATTTTTTACAACATATTTTTCATACTTTATAATTGCAATTCCAAGTAAAATTGAGATTATAATTAACCAGATATATCCTAAATCATACATTTCAGCGATGTAATTTGAACCAATTCCTTCACCTTTTAGATAAGCTCCTGAATTTAGGTAATATGTTAATCTGTCTGCAAGTGAATTTGTTGTTTCAAGAGTTTCAAGCGACTGTGGTTGGAAGCCTAACAGTCCCTGCAAAATGTACGGATAACTTCCATGTCCGACAATGTTATGCTTGAAGTTAATTGTGTAGCCTAGGACAAGGTAACTTACACCTTGAGAAAATAGGAAATTGTAAATTGTGTTTATTAAATCTAAACTGAATATTTTTTTACTTCGGATAGATACTAAAATTTGTGAGAAAATCACTGTAAATCCTACTAATTTTACCATTGTCTTGGCTTTTATCCTGATTCCATAGACTTTTGCATAATACCACATTATAAAAAGCAGCTGTGTCAAAAATATTGCTCTTGCCCCCTTGAACGAATCCAACAGTTTTACCATAAGATAAAGGGAAGAAATTGTCAAAAATTTTCTTTTGGATGGAATTGAAATTAAAAATATTAAAAATCCGATTGTCATTACTGTTCCAGAGCCTTTTGTAAATGCAGGATAATCGACGCCCTTTAAAATCCCAGTATAATAAGCCTCATATCCAGCATGTAATATTACTCTTAACTGTATGAACATTTTGTAGGCTAAAGCAGGCAATGAGATTATAAATAAAGCCATTCCAATATCCGTAAACATTCTTCTGCTTTCAAGCGTTATGCTGCTTCTTATTTCACTAATTTTTTCATTTGAAATTCCAATAAAAAATCCCAAATGTGTAAACAATAAGACAAGTAAAAAAACTGTTATTATCTCATTTCTCACATCATAATAAAAGTAAAAGTTAGCAAACTTCGTAGCCCATCCAAATTCCTTATAGTTCACAATATCCAGAAATATCCTTGTAAAATTAAACAAAAACAGCGTATACAAAAAAATCATATACGAATTTAACCACTCCAAATAAATTTTTGCCGTAAAAAATGTATAAATATACACTCCCATAAGCAGACATTCTAAAAATTTCATTTCCAATGCATCATTTGGAAAAGTCACCACACTTTTTAAAAATAGCACAAATGCAATAACAAACATATGAAATATTAAAAATCCAATTCTATCTTCTTTTATAAGATTACTACTTTTCATCAATTTACCTCTATTTTCATTTTTTTCTTTTATACTCAAATCCTTTTAATATCAATCTGTTTCAAATCAAACATGGGATTGAATAAATATCCATAGTTTTTTCTAAATTAGTTTTACTATGATTTCATCTAAAATTTTATCATATCGCCACTAAAACTTCAATGATAAATATTTTTTTCAATTCTTAATTTTCACTTCACTTTTTATTACAGACCTGTTCGACAACTTAATTTTTTATTTCACAAAAGTTCAAAACTCCTTGCTTCAGAATATTTATAGTAAAACTGCTTTAAAAACTGAACTCAAAAATTATGACTATTTTACTTAAACCCTGAATTTATATGATCTTTAATAGTTTAATTTTAAATAAGTTTGAATATATATTTAAAAAAACAAAAAAAGAAACTATCTAATTTAAGACAGTTTCTTCAAATATATTTTCAATCTAAAAAATTATAAATTATTTTCCCTCAAATATTCTTCCACATCAAGCGCTGCAATTGCTCCACTTCCTGCCGCAACAATCGCCTGCTGATATTTACTATCTTGAACATCTCCTGCTGCAAAAATTCCAGAAGTGCTTGTTTTAGAAGATTTTCCCTTTGTCATAACGTAGCCTCTGTCGTCAATTTCAACTTTTCCCTCAAGAAATTTTGTATTTGGAGTTCTTCCAATTGCCACAAAAATTCCATCTGTTTTAAAAGTTTCGATTTCTCCGGTTTTATTATTTAGAAGTTCAATTCCTGTAACTTTTTCATCTGCCAATACTTTTTTAGGCGTGTAATCCAGCTTCCACTCGATTTTTTCATTATCTCTTGCTCTTTTTTGCATAATTGCAGAAGCACGTAAAAATTCCCTTCTATTAATAATAGTAACTTTATTTACAAATTTTGTTAAAAATAAAGCCTCTTCCATTGCAGTATCTCCCCCGCCAATTACAACCACTTCTTTTCCACGATAGAAAAATCCATCACAAGTAGCACAGGCACTGACTCCTTTTCCAATATTTTCCCTTTCATTTTCAATTCCAAGATATTTTGCACTTGCCCCTGTTGATAAAATTATTGTCTTTGTTTCTACAATATTTCCATTATCTAAATGTAATTCAAATGTCTTTTTCCCATTATTTTCAACATCTTTAATATCTTTTACCACCGCTTGCAAAAATTCAGTTCCAAAATTTTGAGATTGAGACTTTATATCTTCCATTAATTGCGGTCCTGAAATTCCTTGTGGAAATCCTGGAAAGTTTTCAACTTCTGTTGTCGTTATAAGCTGTCCGCCTGGCTCCATTCCATTTATTACGATATTTTTTAGTCCAGCACGGCTTAAATAAATTGCGGCTGTAAGTCCTGCCGGCCCTGATCCGATAATTACTGAATCGTACATATTTTTTCACCATTCCTTTTTTATATTATTAAAGTCTAGCAGAAAAAATAACCGCTAGACTTGTTTTATAAATAAATATTTCTTTAATAACCTATTTCACCTGATTGTAATTATAACACTTGATTTACTTCTTCATAAAGCGCTTCTTTTGAATGTAATCCAACTAATTTTTTAACAGGTTTTCCATCTTTGAATAAAATTAATGTAGGAATGCTTTGGATTCCAAAAGATTGTGCCAATTCCAATTCTTCATCTACATTTACTTTTCCAACTGTAGCTTTTCCTTCCATTTCTCCTGAAAATTCTTCAATAATAGGAAGCTGCATTTTACAAGGTCCGCACCAGCTAGCCCAAAAATCTACTAGAGCCACTCCATTTGCAATACTCTTTTCAAAATTATCTTTATTTAAATTTAATGCCATTTTACATCATCCTCTTTCTTTTTTT
The DNA window shown above is from Leptotrichia wadei and carries:
- a CDS encoding GNAT family N-acetyltransferase, which gives rise to MEVENIEIINGINDNNKNDIVKWTNEKGKDFLEQWAGKSLDFPLTESQIDDLKDIYSIFCENEFVGIIQKIRKEMNNIHIGRFLINPELTGKGLGKRALLEFISLIFQEKNVNSITLNVFDYNVGAKKLYEKVGFKVVNITKNPMKKYMMIRKKVKNRRK
- the wzy gene encoding O-antigen polysaccharide polymerase Wzy; this translates as MKSSNLIKEDRIGFLIFHMFVIAFVLFLKSVVTFPNDALEMKFLECLLMGVYIYTFFTAKIYLEWLNSYMIFLYTLFLFNFTRIFLDIVNYKEFGWATKFANFYFYYDVRNEIITVFLLVLLFTHLGFFIGISNEKISEIRSSITLESRRMFTDIGMALFIISLPALAYKMFIQLRVILHAGYEAYYTGILKGVDYPAFTKGSGTVMTIGFLIFLISIPSKRKFLTISSLYLMVKLLDSFKGARAIFLTQLLFIMWYYAKVYGIRIKAKTMVKLVGFTVIFSQILVSIRSKKIFSLDLINTIYNFLFSQGVSYLVLGYTINFKHNIVGHGSYPYILQGLLGFQPQSLETLETTNSLADRLTYYLNSGAYLKGEGIGSNYIAEMYDLGYIWLIIISILLGIAIIKYEKYVVKNRFLLLTSYYFIPNLFYIPRGSFFGEGLIKNMAMLIAVYVLVFSFDYMYRKIEEKKELI
- the trxB gene encoding thioredoxin-disulfide reductase encodes the protein MYDSVIIGSGPAGLTAAIYLSRAGLKNIVINGMEPGGQLITTTEVENFPGFPQGISGPQLMEDIKSQSQNFGTEFLQAVVKDIKDVENNGKKTFELHLDNGNIVETKTIILSTGASAKYLGIENERENIGKGVSACATCDGFFYRGKEVVVIGGGDTAMEEALFLTKFVNKVTIINRREFLRASAIMQKRARDNEKIEWKLDYTPKKVLADEKVTGIELLNNKTGEIETFKTDGIFVAIGRTPNTKFLEGKVEIDDRGYVMTKGKSSKTSTSGIFAAGDVQDSKYQQAIVAAGSGAIAALDVEEYLRENNL
- the trxA gene encoding thioredoxin yields the protein MALNLNKDNFEKSIANGVALVDFWASWCGPCKMQLPIIEEFSGEMEGKATVGKVNVDEELELAQSFGIQSIPTLILFKDGKPVKKLVGLHSKEALYEEVNQVL